The Coprobacillus cateniformis DNA window CATGTCTACAATTATTGCTGTATTTGAAAACATTATATCTTTTGGTATTGATTTGTTTGGGTGGACAAGAAAGAAATCTGTATTTGTTAATTTGGTTTTGATTTTGTTTCTTTCATTACCATGTGCTTTAGGATTTAATGTTTTAAGTGGCTTTCATCCTTTTGGAGCAGGAACATATATTCAGGATTTAGAAGATTTCTTTGTAACATATAATTTTCTGCCACTAGGATCACTTGCTTATTTGATTTTTTGTACATCTCGCTATGGGTGGGGATTTGAAAATTTTTTAGAAGAAGCGAATACTGGTCAAGGGATTCATTTTCCAAAATGGACAAAAGTTTATTTAAAGTATATCTTACCATGTATTATTATTTTCATATTTATTCAAGGATATTGGACTTTTTTTATGAAATGATTAAGATACTTCGTTATGAGGTATCTTTTTTTATGATACCTCTTGACACATTATACTATGTAATGTATAGTATAAGATATAAGGAGGTATATTGATGGATACACAATTAAAAAAGGGGTTCTTAGAGTTTTGTGTATTGGCAAGTTTAATTCAGAAAGATTCATATGGTTATCAGATTATTAAAGATGTGAGTCAATGTATAGATATATCTGAATCAACGCTTTATCCAATTTTAAAAAGATTAGAAAATCATTCTTATGTAGAGACATATACTGTAGAACATAATGGTCGACTTAGAAAATATTATAAGTTAACAGCAAATGGACAGGAACATATTCAGGATTTCTTATCTGGCTGGAATCAAATAGAAAATATATATCATTATATAGAAGGGGAGTTAAATCATGACTAAAAAAGAATTTATTGAAAAATTAGAAGCAGAATTAAAAGATGAAACTTATAGTACTGTTACACAAGTGATGACTTATTATGAAGAAATCATTGCTGATTTAATGGAAGATGGATATAGTGAAGAGGATGCTATCTCAAAACTAGGAAGCATTCAAGAAACAGTTGCGAATGTTAAGGGGAATGAGGAAATTATTGAAATTAAAAAGATGAAAACAACAACATCTGCTTGGGTGAGTATTTTATTAATATTAGGTTTTCCTCTTTGGGGTTCTTTAATGGCTGCTTGGTTATGCTTGTTGTTGGCAGCATATATTTTAATTTGGTGTGTTCCTATCATAACAGTTGCGTTAGGACTGGCTGGCTCTATGAGTTTTATTGTTGGGATTTTTGGTTCATTTGTACTGTTTACAGAATCCGTCTCTTTAGGAATTACACAATTAGGTGTGAGCGCAATATTTGGAGCTGTTGGACTTATTGGGATCGCCCTAACTTATCGAGTATCAGGAACAATTCTTGCATATTCTAAAAAGATGACAGTTTATGTTAAGGAATTTAGTGTTCAAATATTAAGAAAGGTGGGCGTTGTATGTTAAAAACAATGGGAATGCATAAATTGGTTGCTCCAGCAATTGCATTAATGTTAGGAATTGGTGTTGTTCTTACTGGTATAGGTTTTGCAATGGAAAGAAATACAGAATATTTAAAAGAAGATGGAAATCATAAATGGTATCAAATTGTTTATATTGATCAAAATGGATGGTTTCGATTTGGTGTGACTTTTGGTGATTTGGTTTCTTTTGGTGGTTTTGGGATTTCAGATGCACCAGATGCACCAGCAGTGCCACAAGCTCCAAGTGCACCTGTTGCACCTTAGTGATATATGAAATTTGTAGGAACTTAGGGTTCCTATTTTTTTTGGAGATACGATTTTGTCGATATTTGTTGCCTACATGAATAAGGAAGTGGTAAAATATATATGATAGTAAATGGAGGGATATATATGGAATTTATAGATATGCTATCAAATAATTTGGCAGTTATTATTGGTGTTATTGTTGCTGTACTTATTCTCATAGTTATTGTTACAGGATATGTCAAAGCATCACCAGATACTGCTTATATTATTTCAGGGCTAAGAAAACAGCCAAAGGTTTTAATTGGAAAAGCAGGAGTGAAAATTCCTTTTTTGGAAAAGAAGGACGAATTGAATTTACAGTTAATTCCTATTGATGTGAAAACATCAAATGCTGTGCCAACTGCTGATTATATCAATATTAATGTTGATGCAGCAGTTAATATCAAGATTAGTGATGATTCAGAAAGATTAAATCTCGCAGCTCAAAACTTTTTAAATAAACCAGTTGAATATATTGCTAATGTGGCAAGAGAAGTCTTAGAGGGGAATATGCGTGAAATTGTTGGCCGTATGAATCTAGAGGAGATGGTTTCTGATCGTCAAAAGTTTGCTGAATTGGTAAAGGAGAATGCTGAACCTGATTTGGCAAAGATGGGTTTGGATATTGTTTCGTTTAATGTTCAGAATTTTGTTGATGGCAATGGTGTTATTGAAAATCTTGGGGTTGACAATATTGTAAAGATTCAAAAAAATGCGGCAATTTCTCGTGCTGTGAGTGAAAGAGATATTGCTCAGGCTCAAGCCAAAGCATCTCAAGAAGCGAATGATGCAAGAGTTGATGCAGATACAAAGATTGCAGAGCGTAATAATGAGTTGGCTATTAAACAGGCTGAGTTAAAGAAAATTGCGGATGCTAAGCAGGCAGAAGCTGATGCTGCTTATAAGATTCAAGAGGAACAATCTCGTAAGTCAATTGAAATTGCAACAGCTGATGCAAATATTATGAAACAAGAAAAAGAAATTGAATTGAGACGTAAAGACGTTGAAGTTACAGAACAAGAACTTGATGCAAAAATCAAGAAGCAAGCTGAAGCAGAAAAATTTGCTGCTCAACAAAGAGCAGATGCTGAATTATATAAACGTCAAAAAGAGGCAGAAGCACAATTGTTTGAAATGCAAAAAGATGCTGAAGCACAAAAGGCTCAAGCTGAAGCTATAAAATATCAAATGGAACAAGAAGCAGCTGGGATTCAAGCAAAAGGTGAAGCAGAGGCCAAAGCAATTGAAGCAAAAGGGATGGCAGAAGCAGAGGCTCTTAATAAGAAAGCTGATGCGATGAAAAAATACGGTGAGGCAGCCGTTATGGAAATGTATTTTAATATGTTGCCTAAAGCTGTTGAAGCTGCTGCTAAACCTCTTGAGAATGTTGATAAGATTACAATGTATGGTGAAGGTAACAGTGCTAAACTTGTTTCTGATATTGTAACAACTGCAACTCAAGTGAGTGAAGGAATGAATGAGTCTATTGGTATTGATTTAAAGAGTTTGTTGGCAGGTTTTCTAGGTGGAAAAATCGCAACGAGTGATCATGATGATACTGATGACAAAAATGATAAAAGAAAATAAATGAATGAGAACTGAAAATTTTCAGTTCTTTTCTTTTTTCTCATGTTATAATAATCAAAAGATAAGAAGGAGAAAGACATGCAAACAATACCAGCCAAAACAATATTATCAAAAAATAAATATGCCAATGTATGGTTTGGAAATGACTATAATATGAATTTATATCGTGGCTGTCACCATGGGTGTATTTATTGTGATAGTCGAAGTGAATGTTATCAAAACGATGAATTTGATATCGTCAAAAAGAAAGAGAAAGCTTTAGATATATTGAGTTTAGAATTGATGAAAAAAAGACAAAAGGGTGTTGTAGGAATTGGAGCAATGAGTGATAGCTATAATCAATATGAAAAAAAAGAAGAAATAACAAGAGGAGCTCTCCAGTTAATTAGAGATTATCGTTTTGGTGTTTCTTTAGAAACAAAGAGTGATTTGGTTGTTAGAGATATTGATTTGTTTTTAGAAATTCAAAAATATAATGATGTCATTGTAAAGATGACAATTACGACATATGATGATACTTTATCTAAAATTATTGAACCTCATGTTTGTGTATCATCAAAGCGTTTTGCAGCAATTAAAAAAATGAGCCAGGCTGGTCTCTTTACTGGTATTTTAATGGGTCCTGTTTTACCATTTATTAATGATACTGAAGACAATGTTATTCAAATGGTGAGATTGGCGCATCTTCATGAAGCTAAGTTTATTCATGCTTATTTTGGGGTGACCTTGAGAGATCGACAAAGAGATTATTACTATGAAAAATTAGATGAATTTTTTCCTGGTCTTAAAGAAAAATATATGAAATATTATGGAAGTAGATATAACTGCAACTGTCTAAAAGCAAGCCATTTGTGGAGGGTTTTTCAAAGAGAGTGTAAGAAATATGGTTTATTATATAAAATGGATGATATTATTAAAGCTTATAAGACACATCAACAAAAATTTGAGCAATTAACATTATTTTAAAAGCATCCTTAAGGATGCTTCAGCCTGTTGACAAAGAAGGTCGACAGGCTTTACTTAATATGATAGAATAAATAAGGCAGTAAGATGACTACTCAACCTAAAACATGTGGCTCTTACTGTCTTTTATAATGGAAAAATGGTATAATATGTATAGGTTGAGTAGGAGAAAATACATATGACAATGACAAGAAGAATAGGTAAACATGATAATATAATTTTAAATACAATAGAAGGTTTAGTACCACAAGATCATGATGTAAGAAAGCTAGATTCCTGTATAGACTGGGATTTTATTTATCCCTTAGTAAAAGAACTATACAGCAATTTTGGCAGACCCAGCATTGATCCTGTGGTACTTTTTAAAATGGTTTTTATTAATATCACTTTTGGAATTCATTCGATGAGGAAAACATGTAGGGAGATACAAGTCAATTTAGCGTATCGATGGTTTTTGGGTATTTCTATGGATGAGGAAGTTCCTAATTATTCTACATGGAGTCAAAATTACATGAGAAGATATAGTGACAGCGATGTATTTGAACAGATATTTGATGAAATATTAAGGCAGGCTATGGGATATGGATTTGTGGATATGGAAACAATTTTTGGGGATTCAACACATCAAAAAGCAAACGCAAACAAAAATAAGTGTTTAGATAAAGAAGTCGCAATAGTAAAAAAGGTGTATGAAGATGAGTTGTTAGATGAAATCAATAAAGATAGAGAAGCACATGGGAAAAAGCCATTGAAATCAAATGAGAAAGAAGAGTTCAATTTTGATGAAAAAAGTGGAGAACTGAAAAAAGATATAGAAACGAAGCATATTAAGGTTAGTAAAACCGATGGAGAAAGCGGATGCTTTGCCTATTCTCACCAAACATTCTGTGATAAGAATGGATTTGTGGTATTAAGTCTATGTGTGCCTGGAAATGTACATGATAGTGTATCTTTCTTTCCAGCATATCATTTATTAAATAAAAAGTATAAAGACCAAATCAAGAATCTATGTTTAGATGCAGGGTACATCACACCAGCAGTATGCAAGACAATATTAGAACACAAGCAAAAAATGTATGCGCCATACAAAAGACCAATGACGAAGAAAGGTTTTTTTAAGAAATACGAATATGTATATGATGAAAGATATGACTGTTACATATGTCCAAATATAAAGTTACTGGAATATAGCAATACGAATAAATTGGGTTATAAAGAATATAAATCAAATCCAAAAGAGTGTAAGGAATGCCCATTTTTAGAAAAATGTACACAATCAAAGAATTATCAAAAAGTGATTACACGCCATGTATGGGAAGAATATCGAGAAGAAGTCATGGATGAGATACGGCATACTCCAAAATGGAAAGAATTATATCCAAAGCGTAAGGAAAGTATAGAACGGGTATTTGGAGATTGTAAGGAGCAGCATAATTTAAGATATACAAGATTGCGAGGAATAGAAAAAAATCAGCATCAAGCGCTGATGATTTTTGCATGTCATAATTTAAAAAGAATGGCAAGGTGGAGTTGGAAAACTTCATCAAATACCATTCATAATTGGTTGAAAATGATGATTTCCCGCTTTGAAACACACAAAGAAAAGCGATACTCGTTTTGGAGTACCACTTTGTCAACAATCTGAAGCATCCTTAAGGATGCTTTTAATCACTCACTGGACTTGATTGAGGATGACGAGAGTCATTCTTTTTATCATAGCCAACTTTATTTTGGATGTTTTGTTCATAATCTTTTTGAAAAAGACATGAAAAAATAACATTTAATAGATATTCCATAGAGATTTGTGAAGCAAATGGTGCAATCTTTGTAAATATTTTTTCACGAGAACCTATATTTAAGATATAATCAGCGTAATGAGATAAACGATTATCGCCAATAGAAGTTAAAACAATAAGTGGTGTTTTCTTTTCTTTTAAAGTTTGAGCAATTTGAATCACTTCATTGGTTTCACCTGAATAAGAAATAATCATTCCAATTCTATCAGGGTTTGTATTATAGGACATGAAAATCTGTTCGCCATGTAATACTCTTAAATTCACATCTCTTGAAATTCTCATCATCTTATGTTGAAAGCTCATAGCAGCCAATAAAGAATTTCCCGAACCATAGATATCAATTGTTGGATAGTGATATATTAAATCAACAATTTGATGAAGCTGATTAAAATCAATAAGTTTAACTGTATCAGCAATGACTTCTTGCGAAAGTGAAGCCAGCTTATGACAAATCAAAGGATGTGAGTCATCTTTTTGAAATGGGAAATTGACATCTATACGATCAGTGTGTTGTAAATCATATTGAAGTTCAGCAGAATATTTGATTTTAAAGTCATTGTATCCTTCTAGACCAATTTTTTTGCATAGTCTTACTATTGTTGCTGGAGATGTATAAGTATGTTTAGCAAGTTCTTTAACGGACATACTTAAAACAGCTTCACCATGATTTAAAATATATTTTGCAATCTCTTTTTCAGATTCGGAAAACTCTAATTCAAATTCTAACTGTGTCATTATGCTCATTTTTATCACCAGTATTAGTATATCATGAAACGAAGTTTCATAAAAGTAAGATTTTATGAAATGTTTATGAAATTATTTTGAAACAATTCAATATTTGTTTACCCTTATATCATTTTCAAATATAATAGGGGTGTAAATTAAGGAGGAATAACAATGACAATAAAATTACCTAAAGATTTTTTCTTTGGTGCAGCAATGTCTGGACCACAAACTGAAGGATCATGGAACGTTGGTGGAAGACTTCGTTCATATTGGGATATGTATTCTGATCAGGAAATCAATGCCTTCCATAATAATGTCGGTTCATATGTTGGAAATGATATGTATCATAAATATGAAGAGGATATTAAGTTATTAAAAAGTTTGAATTTTAAATCATTTAGAACATCTATGCAATGGACAAGATTATTAGATCAAGATGGCAATATTAATCCAGAAGGAGCTGCATGGTATCATAAATTAATTGATTGTGCGAATGAAAATGGGATTGATATTTATATGAATATGTATCACTTTGATATGCCAGAGTACTTAATTAAGCGTGGTGGCTGGCAAAATAGGGAAGTAGTAGAAGCATATGCAAACTTTGTCAAAAAGGCAATGGAAGAGTTTGGTATGAAAGTGAAATACTGGTTTACTTTCAATGAACCAATTGTAGAACCAGAACAACAATTCTTACATGGAGCTTGGTACCCATATTTACATGACTTCAAACAATCTATCAATGTTCAATATGGAATTACATTGGCCCATTGTTTAGCAGTGATGAATTTTAGAAAACTTCAAGAAGAAGGAAAATTAATTGAAGGTGCCAAGATTGGTATGATTAATTGTTTTGCACCTCCTTATACAAAAGAAAATCCATCACCAGAAGATTTAGAAGCAGTCCGTATGACTGATGGATTGCATAATCGCTGGTGGTTAGATGTTGTGGCGCATGGACATTTGCCTCAAGATGTATTGGATACTGTTGAAAATGACTGGAAAGTAGAAATTGATAGACGTCCTGGTGATGAAGCGATTTTAGCACAAGGAAAGGTCGACTGGTTAGGGTTTAACTATTATCAGCCAACAAGAGTCCAGGCACCAGATTCAAAATTTGATGAAAATGGTTTACCATGTATTGCAAAACCTTATATCTGGCCAGAAAGAAAAATGAATGTTCATCGTGGCTGGGAAATTTATCCAAAAGGAATTTATGATTTTGGAATGAAAATCAAAACGGAATGTCCTGATTTGCCATTCTTTATTTCTGAAAATGGTATGGGTGTTGAAGGTGAAGAGAAGTTCATGGATGATAGTGGAACAATTCAAGATGATTATCGAATTGAGTTTGTGAGAGATCATTTGGAATGGATTGCTAAATCAATTGAAGATGGAGCCAACTGTTTAGGATACCATTATTGGGGAGCTATTGATAACTGGTCTTGGTGTAATGCTTTTAAGAATCGTTATGGATTTGTTAGAGTCTGTTTAGATGATGGATATAAACGTAAAGAAAAGAAATCTGCTTCATGGATTAGAGAAGTAGCAAGAACAAACGAATTTGAATAAAGGTATTTAAACATAATATTTTAATAATGGATTATTTTATTGACGTTGTTGTATATATGTGCATATAATAAATATGTAAATAGCAAGCCCATTGAAAAATGGAGTACGCAAAACTATAGGGTCTAAGCTTGTTGAAGTAGGATAGCCAGTTGCCAATATGATAATGTTGATATACCTGTAGTCAATTACGCATTCTATTTTTCGTGTGGAAATAGTTTGCGTTTTTATATTATGACAAAGGGAGAGAATGTAATGAAAGAATTAAGAAAGGTGTTTTGTGTTTTTGCAGTATTTGTTTTGATGTTGTCTTTAGGGATAGTGGGACATGCTGAGACTGGTTTCAATCATGCACTGACTTTTTCAATAAGTTATAATGGAAATGATTGGACTCCTTATTCACCAACACCCCTTCAATTTGGCGGATTTG harbors:
- a CDS encoding PadR family transcriptional regulator gives rise to the protein MDTQLKKGFLEFCVLASLIQKDSYGYQIIKDVSQCIDISESTLYPILKRLENHSYVETYTVEHNGRLRKYYKLTANGQEHIQDFLSGWNQIENIYHYIEGELNHD
- a CDS encoding DUF1700 domain-containing protein translates to MTKKEFIEKLEAELKDETYSTVTQVMTYYEEIIADLMEDGYSEEDAISKLGSIQETVANVKGNEEIIEIKKMKTTTSAWVSILLILGFPLWGSLMAAWLCLLLAAYILIWCVPIITVALGLAGSMSFIVGIFGSFVLFTESVSLGITQLGVSAIFGAVGLIGIALTYRVSGTILAYSKKMTVYVKEFSVQILRKVGVVC
- a CDS encoding flotillin family protein, whose translation is MEFIDMLSNNLAVIIGVIVAVLILIVIVTGYVKASPDTAYIISGLRKQPKVLIGKAGVKIPFLEKKDELNLQLIPIDVKTSNAVPTADYININVDAAVNIKISDDSERLNLAAQNFLNKPVEYIANVAREVLEGNMREIVGRMNLEEMVSDRQKFAELVKENAEPDLAKMGLDIVSFNVQNFVDGNGVIENLGVDNIVKIQKNAAISRAVSERDIAQAQAKASQEANDARVDADTKIAERNNELAIKQAELKKIADAKQAEADAAYKIQEEQSRKSIEIATADANIMKQEKEIELRRKDVEVTEQELDAKIKKQAEAEKFAAQQRADAELYKRQKEAEAQLFEMQKDAEAQKAQAEAIKYQMEQEAAGIQAKGEAEAKAIEAKGMAEAEALNKKADAMKKYGEAAVMEMYFNMLPKAVEAAAKPLENVDKITMYGEGNSAKLVSDIVTTATQVSEGMNESIGIDLKSLLAGFLGGKIATSDHDDTDDKNDKRK
- a CDS encoding SPL family radical SAM protein, translated to MQTIPAKTILSKNKYANVWFGNDYNMNLYRGCHHGCIYCDSRSECYQNDEFDIVKKKEKALDILSLELMKKRQKGVVGIGAMSDSYNQYEKKEEITRGALQLIRDYRFGVSLETKSDLVVRDIDLFLEIQKYNDVIVKMTITTYDDTLSKIIEPHVCVSSKRFAAIKKMSQAGLFTGILMGPVLPFINDTEDNVIQMVRLAHLHEAKFIHAYFGVTLRDRQRDYYYEKLDEFFPGLKEKYMKYYGSRYNCNCLKASHLWRVFQRECKKYGLLYKMDDIIKAYKTHQQKFEQLTLF
- a CDS encoding IS1182 family transposase, with translation MTMTRRIGKHDNIILNTIEGLVPQDHDVRKLDSCIDWDFIYPLVKELYSNFGRPSIDPVVLFKMVFINITFGIHSMRKTCREIQVNLAYRWFLGISMDEEVPNYSTWSQNYMRRYSDSDVFEQIFDEILRQAMGYGFVDMETIFGDSTHQKANANKNKCLDKEVAIVKKVYEDELLDEINKDREAHGKKPLKSNEKEEFNFDEKSGELKKDIETKHIKVSKTDGESGCFAYSHQTFCDKNGFVVLSLCVPGNVHDSVSFFPAYHLLNKKYKDQIKNLCLDAGYITPAVCKTILEHKQKMYAPYKRPMTKKGFFKKYEYVYDERYDCYICPNIKLLEYSNTNKLGYKEYKSNPKECKECPFLEKCTQSKNYQKVITRHVWEEYREEVMDEIRHTPKWKELYPKRKESIERVFGDCKEQHNLRYTRLRGIEKNQHQALMIFACHNLKRMARWSWKTSSNTIHNWLKMMISRFETHKEKRYSFWSTTLSTI
- a CDS encoding MurR/RpiR family transcriptional regulator; this encodes MSIMTQLEFELEFSESEKEIAKYILNHGEAVLSMSVKELAKHTYTSPATIVRLCKKIGLEGYNDFKIKYSAELQYDLQHTDRIDVNFPFQKDDSHPLICHKLASLSQEVIADTVKLIDFNQLHQIVDLIYHYPTIDIYGSGNSLLAAMSFQHKMMRISRDVNLRVLHGEQIFMSYNTNPDRIGMIISYSGETNEVIQIAQTLKEKKTPLIVLTSIGDNRLSHYADYILNIGSREKIFTKIAPFASQISMEYLLNVIFSCLFQKDYEQNIQNKVGYDKKNDSRHPQSSPVSD
- a CDS encoding glycoside hydrolase family 1 protein, coding for MTIKLPKDFFFGAAMSGPQTEGSWNVGGRLRSYWDMYSDQEINAFHNNVGSYVGNDMYHKYEEDIKLLKSLNFKSFRTSMQWTRLLDQDGNINPEGAAWYHKLIDCANENGIDIYMNMYHFDMPEYLIKRGGWQNREVVEAYANFVKKAMEEFGMKVKYWFTFNEPIVEPEQQFLHGAWYPYLHDFKQSINVQYGITLAHCLAVMNFRKLQEEGKLIEGAKIGMINCFAPPYTKENPSPEDLEAVRMTDGLHNRWWLDVVAHGHLPQDVLDTVENDWKVEIDRRPGDEAILAQGKVDWLGFNYYQPTRVQAPDSKFDENGLPCIAKPYIWPERKMNVHRGWEIYPKGIYDFGMKIKTECPDLPFFISENGMGVEGEEKFMDDSGTIQDDYRIEFVRDHLEWIAKSIEDGANCLGYHYWGAIDNWSWCNAFKNRYGFVRVCLDDGYKRKEKKSASWIREVARTNEFE